The Elgaria multicarinata webbii isolate HBS135686 ecotype San Diego chromosome 7, rElgMul1.1.pri, whole genome shotgun sequence nucleotide sequence AATTAGAAATATTTATGCTAGAATAACAGAACTAAttcgttctctctctttttgtaattCTAGTTGGAGAAGCAGCTCACCTTAGAAAAGCTTCAAGAATGGACACATCCAGGGAAGATGTATTCAAACAATGATGTGTACGTGCATCTGCCTAAATTTAAGCTTGAAGAGACTTATGATCTTAAATCTCATTTAGTTGCACTGGGAGTGATGGATGTCTTTGATAGTGGCAAGGCCGATTTGTCTGGAATGTCAGGAGCCCAAGACCTCCACGTGTCCAAAATTGTTCACAAGTCATTTATAGAAGTGAATGAAGAgggcacagaagcagcagcagcaacagcaacagctacATTCTTTTGTTTTCCTAGGGAAGAGGATTTCAATGCTGACCATCCCTTCCTGTTTTTAATCCGTCATAACCCTACGCAAAGCATATTTTTCTTTGGCAGATTTGCTTCTCCGTGAAAACTAAAATGAATCTCAGGAACACATACCAGCCATTACAGCGACTCCCATCAAGCACAATGTTGTTTCTTTCCCTGTTTGGGAAAAAGCTGTTGGGGGAGAAAATTGGTTCCTGGGACAGAAAGCTTTGAAGATGCTTTAACTAAATCTCTGATTTGATTTCCCTCCTGGATTCTCTTGTACTGCTTTGCTAGTTCTATCAGTGTTTTAAACCGAAATGCTACTGTACACTCTTTCTTCTAAAGTCATTCAGATATTGATTGTTTTAATAAACTTTGCCATTTGAAGAAACGCTGCTGCAAGGCAGAACATTGAATAATTTAAGGCAATTATTTGACATTCACTGTGGTGTAGTATGATTTCCTCTGCTGCTCATTTTTCTTTAGTAATTCATTGGTAACCAAAAGCAGAACTTCTAGCAATTCATTAGTAATGGAAACAGTAACCATTCCTGAAACAAGAATGTGATTACTGGTCTCTGCTTTTCAGCAAGGCTGTGGTTTCTGATATTACTACCATACCATCCTAGAAGTACTGGTAAAAGATCAAACCATGCAGAACTCTTTCCAGGTGGAAAGCCTGTCTGCATAGTCATTGACTGTGTATCCCTTCTTCTCCCTGCCCAGGTTCTCCTTCCACTAAAGGTAGGTTGAACCTTCTGGGAATGACAGAAGTAAGGCAAACACATAGCCTGCTAACCCCTGAATACTTTACTGACATTTTTGTTTCCCATttgtattttcaaacatgggcAGGGTTTAAATATAGCCTGGTTCTATGGTCAAAGGAGAACAACAAGCTCTGCTGCTGTATGCAAAGTCAATAAGAGGGGTGGTAGATGGTCATTCTAAGGACCAAATTCATAGGAACAGTTTTCCAAAATACCCAGAAGATCTTTGTAACACGCACACCCCACAATTGCCATCTCCCTAGCTTTCCAAAATCCAAAGCTGCAGATAGTGATGTTTTAGCAGTAGCTGGTACAATGGGTGCCCCTGGGTGGAATACTCTTTCCAATGACAAGGAGGTCtttcagatgggggagggggaattgtttttccttaccattgctctgcttcctgcttctcttgcacatttaaaatgagcaaaattacatgggaagagagcagtGCCCACATGGCCTGGACCCTCTCagcccattcattttaataggacagcgccctctagtctgcattttatagtgcaactttgactgcacattgcagcaaatcccagcatatttcagaagaatcggggtTTCTGAAGTTTATTTTTTTCATGGAAGAACTGGGAATAGGAGTGAGAGGTGCGCAGGAGGCTCACATCATCAAAATGTCCCACAAACATCCGTCAGTGGCCAGCCACAAACGTGCTATAAATTGCACCTTTAAAGACGCCCAAGGTTTCCTGCCATCGTTGCAGACTATATCTCTGAGGAGAAAGACCGGGAATAACTTTTCTCTGTTAATACGTTGAATAACTGGGTGACTTCACCAGAAAGCCAAAATGGTGTTGCATTGGTGGCTCATTTACCTCTCACATtgtgggaagaagaaagaaacaatGACGGTAAAAATAGacacatttattttggtttttgacACTGATTGTGGACTGCATAAAGTGGACTGCATAAAGTTCCTAGCAAAGCATGAGCTGCATCTCCACTAACTAATCTGTAAGATGCTGATGGTAGTGGTGAAGACAgttcgttgcccttttccagcacacagtggtggaaggaaggcaagtgcggctGCAAGGTGCCTCCGGAAAGCCGGGGGCCTGCTACTCTCAGACGTGAACTACGAAGCCACCcaaccacccaccccactcccggcTGCATCTCTCCAAGGGCGGCGCCTGAGGAGCGGCCTTCTGTCGCCGCTGGAGGGAGCGCCGTCCGCTTCCAAGCCACGCCTAGAGCCGCCTCCTTCTTAGGCTCGACTGGGGCGGCGGCTGCGCCTCCCAGACAGCGACTTGCCCTTGGTCCTCTCGCTCATCAAGCCAGGAGAAGGGAGCAGTTTGGGTCCATCGCTCAATCATCGTGGAGAGCCAGCGGGCGGCGTttcgccttcaccatgttggctcccccgtccgtgaccatgtaaccgcgggtgaccttctgcccagctagccacccatccaccatgcggttcatggcctctgTAATCtacgctgccgtgtgggactggtccatcacttgcatatgggggagggcccagcagtagccctccttgccagtccctctagtgctggatgcttcctgccccacggctgcccaccagtgagccgtcagggacaggtaagcgtgcactccgccctcgctggaccaaatgtccgaggtgaagtgcaccatccgtgcctccgcctggcacagacgacccagcactaactccctgcaggaacggtacagggaaggcaccaactgcctgctaagggtggtgcgacatggcagcttatagtatggaagtagggatgtgctccgctccgattagaatcggagaatcagaagcgaattggcctgctccgccctgcccagaggcggagtagaagcggactgtggacccttagaagcatggcgaagagaagcggcgataggcggagcacttctcttttcgcggaacactccgcccgccattttggatcatttcgcccatagggttgcattgtggaaaagaataggggataactgtgttttttttaaagctatccatttGAAACTcagtgtgcttagagagtcgtggctgggggtcattttgagcctactctcagctctctgcgtgttgTGGatcacttgctataattttttttaaaaaaatgtaaaaaaagtgTGAGAGGGTAAAAgcggtgtgtgtttttttagcgatgacaggcagattcaactcccaatcctgatgagaattgatcacctcatgaagcatcctccaatcccagcgttggaggggggactaatgcagagccaccctgagagctttctgctttgtgtctctttgtcggttggcgttcgtggagagaggagttagttataggtactgctgctgtgtttggagttggaggagattagattaggatttagcttgggttgtgtgtgtgtttgtttgcttgtttctgtctgtttgcttagtttgctctgtgtttttcccttactttgattttatataaactttatttttaatttttggagtgtttggttggttggttcattTTTGTGCAATTaaaagtagatcaagaacttctttcaaaacttcatatcagcttgtggaaacaaacaaagaaagaaagaacactgctacttagcaccaacaccaaattgatgctaaccagttggccctcccttccacaaaggatttccagaaccaaatgtaaggccagacgtgggggaggtccatcagcctccaggacccagttgggtgctgtcaacaaccTGCACCATATTTTATCccagccttcccttatcatccaggcctcatctacaccaagcatatattccactatgaaagtggtatgaaagtggtatctaaaaggcaggagccacactactgctttatagcggtattgaagtgcactgacaactgttggggcccactgacacataccctatactgctttcataccactatatcctccttggtgtgggtcctgccttttagataccactttcatactgatttcatagtattatatcctgcttggtgtagatgaggccccagagtgaagtctctgtattagcaatagatgctcagaacccccttggcagcaatgttagctaaaaccttaggaagtttccattgatgggcttcttctctgtcaaatacaTGGTCCCAgtacttgctcctccacacaccccaccctgaccaaacttagaatgagtgtttggcctgctgtagggttttgggtAGCTTGTTACCAAGggcaacaagccatcaggttcacacaaccTGACAAGCCACGCTTTtggtgtttattcgttcagtcgcttccgactcttcgtgacttcatggaccagcccacgccagagccacgctgcccaggggtaattaggctaatcctcccaccatgagaccaacacacacagggaggggaaatcagccattgtggcttatttggcctgcacatcagtcctcccttatgtgcaaacctggccattctatccaagcctgctagccacgatgatgtaatagaacctctaggttccgaggcagtatgggccaggggaggggggaaaaagtcaggaaagggcagttccatttatggcttgtttgagaactTCTCAAAGgtattggctggccactgttaaaaaaatgaatgatggactacatggacccttgacctgatccagcagggctcttcttaaggagGCAGGACAGgggcatggagaaagaaaaaggatggattaTAGGGATTGTAGAGAAACAGGATCAATCACTGTGGGGTTctcagggaaaaagaaagagagctacttgtgagaggaagaggaagcatagaataaagacatggacacaagagcttgggttaaaccaGGACCTCTTTCTTAATAATTaggtagattcatccctccctggatctgcatgtgaaagtgcgggaattaagtccttctctcaggccacttgcctggcttat carries:
- the LOC134401398 gene encoding leukocyte elastase inhibitor-like isoform X3, which produces MPQMKHENKLTSGLRNRLKKEKKNVKMMFMKKKFPFRYIHECKCRVLELPYKGKELSMIILLPDDIEDNSTGLEQLEKQLTLEKLQEWTHPGKMYSNNDVYVHLPKFKLEETYDLKSHLVALGVMDVFDSGKADLSGMSGAQDLHVSKIVHKSFIEVNEEGTEAAAATATATFFCFPREEDFNADHPFLFLIRHNPTQSIFFFGRFASP